The following proteins are co-located in the Conyzicola lurida genome:
- a CDS encoding SHOCT domain-containing protein → MDTWDSFWQIIWLFFWGFVFIAYLMTLFSIIADIFRDHTLNGWFKALWILFLVFFPFITALVYVIARGRGMAERSQRDARQAQKATDDYIRGVAGGGGGASAADEIAKAKTLLDSGTITAEEFAHLKSRALGTSRV, encoded by the coding sequence GTGGATACCTGGGACAGTTTCTGGCAGATCATCTGGCTCTTCTTCTGGGGCTTCGTGTTCATCGCCTACCTGATGACGCTCTTTTCGATCATCGCGGACATCTTCCGCGACCACACCCTGAACGGCTGGTTCAAGGCGCTGTGGATCCTCTTCCTCGTCTTCTTCCCCTTCATCACGGCGCTCGTCTACGTCATCGCGCGGGGCCGGGGAATGGCGGAGCGCAGCCAGCGCGACGCGCGGCAGGCGCAGAAGGCAACGGACGACTACATCCGCGGGGTCGCCGGCGGTGGCGGCGGGGCGAGTGCCGCCGACGAGATCGCCAAGGCGAAAACCCTGCTCGACTCGGGCACCATCACGGCCGAGGAGTTCGCCCACCTCAAGTCGCGGGCACTGGGCACGTCGCGGGTGTGA
- a CDS encoding FUSC family protein — protein sequence MTSDGNEKQASRLRRLADLGLAPARFARVLQVTKRTPLLQVVKTAIAASLAWLVCLLVLPNDLPIFGTIAAILVVQPSINQSFSRALERTVGVIAGVVIAFVAGSLFGVTSWLILGTILVALLVGWVFRLSQSTTAQIPISTLLVLTIGAQTPGYAVERVVETALGALIAVGVNVIVVPPVGLSPVRDAIARLGSEAANSLDALAQLIEKPSTPAERMTALVNARLLRPMELKAVAALSSAEDSLRFNPRRSVHRAEFARDNELLDMLHVLVLRVPGMIRALDDRYDESIHTEPTAAGLSSEVARAAHDLRLVIGTVDADSPTASAGEEQPALTEPFTVLAPSAEHWILIGSLLEDLRRVREEIVESGRRHRA from the coding sequence GTGACGAGCGACGGGAACGAGAAGCAGGCGTCCCGCCTCCGTCGGCTGGCCGATCTCGGTCTTGCGCCCGCCCGGTTCGCCCGCGTCCTACAGGTGACCAAGCGCACTCCCCTGCTGCAGGTCGTCAAGACCGCCATCGCCGCGAGCCTCGCCTGGCTGGTCTGCCTGCTCGTGCTGCCGAACGACCTGCCGATCTTCGGCACCATCGCGGCGATCCTCGTGGTGCAGCCGAGCATCAACCAGTCGTTCTCGCGGGCGCTCGAACGCACCGTGGGCGTCATCGCCGGTGTCGTGATCGCGTTCGTCGCCGGGTCGTTGTTCGGTGTGACGAGCTGGCTGATTCTCGGCACGATCCTCGTGGCGCTGCTCGTCGGCTGGGTGTTCCGGCTGAGCCAGTCGACGACGGCGCAGATCCCGATCAGCACGCTGCTCGTTCTGACGATCGGCGCCCAGACCCCCGGCTACGCCGTCGAGCGTGTGGTCGAGACGGCGCTCGGCGCGCTCATCGCGGTGGGCGTGAACGTGATCGTGGTGCCGCCCGTGGGACTCTCGCCCGTTCGCGACGCCATCGCGCGGCTCGGCTCGGAGGCGGCGAACAGCCTCGACGCCCTGGCCCAGCTGATCGAGAAGCCGTCGACACCGGCGGAACGGATGACGGCGCTGGTGAACGCACGACTGCTGCGGCCGATGGAGCTGAAGGCGGTCGCCGCCCTCTCCAGCGCCGAGGACAGCCTGCGGTTCAACCCGCGCCGCTCGGTGCACCGCGCCGAGTTCGCCCGCGACAACGAGCTGCTCGACATGCTGCACGTTCTCGTGCTGCGGGTGCCCGGCATGATCCGGGCGCTCGACGACCGGTACGACGAGAGCATCCACACCGAACCGACCGCAGCCGGGCTCTCGAGCGAGGTCGCGCGAGCCGCCCACGACCTGCGGCTGGTCATCGGAACCGTCGACGCGGACTCGCCGACGGCCTCGGCCGGGGAGGAGCAGCCCGCGCTCACCGAGCCGTTCACGGTGCTCGCGCCGAGCGCCGAGCACTGGATCCTGATCGGGTCGCTGCTCGAAGACCTGCGCCGCGTACGCGAGGAGATCGTGGAGAGCGGGCGTCGGCACCGGGCGTGA
- a CDS encoding GNAT family N-acetyltransferase, which produces MTVLLLRPYLPGDAEATRRCFHRAVHGTAAADYDDGQLASWAPDEFDAAAWALRRENTATWVAERDGRLVGFSDVDDSGYIDMMFVDPAAARTGVASALLEKVTEVARTNGATQLTVSASITARPLFERHGFTVVAEQLVELRGSALTNFRMTRDL; this is translated from the coding sequence ATGACCGTTCTCCTCCTGCGTCCGTACCTGCCCGGAGACGCGGAAGCGACTCGGCGCTGCTTTCACCGTGCCGTGCACGGTACCGCCGCGGCCGACTACGACGACGGGCAGCTGGCGTCGTGGGCGCCGGACGAATTCGACGCGGCCGCGTGGGCGCTGCGCCGGGAGAACACCGCGACCTGGGTCGCCGAGCGCGACGGCCGACTGGTCGGGTTCTCCGACGTCGACGACAGCGGGTACATCGACATGATGTTCGTGGATCCGGCAGCCGCGCGCACCGGTGTGGCCAGCGCGCTGTTGGAAAAAGTGACCGAGGTCGCCCGGACGAACGGCGCCACGCAGCTCACCGTCAGCGCCAGCATCACGGCCCGGCCGCTATTCGAGCGCCACGGGTTCACCGTCGTGGCCGAGCAGCTCGTCGAGCTGCGCGGCAGCGCCCTGACCAACTTCAGAATGACGCGCGACCTCTGA
- a CDS encoding DNA polymerase Y family protein: MSESTRTMVLWSPDWPVTAATRDLGLASGTAVALIDKGVVFACSEAARREGVKRGIRVREAQARCGDLLVLPHRPEVDNREFEPVIAEVERMAPGVQLLRPGSLAIRSRGPARYYGGEKPAALALIGVLAELGIGGARVGVADGPFTAEQAARSAETVRIVAPGTSAAFLAPLPLAVFDQPELAVLLQRLGIRTLGAFATLEGTDVRDRFGSEGARAHALARGLDARLVSPRVPPKQLEQSVDFEPPLDRIDQVTFGVLGIADAFITGLIAAKLVCTGIRIDIESDAGELSGRSWLHPRSFTASEVVDRVRWQLQGGAAESGLSSGIMRVTITPESVDSVGNHEEGLWGTGPDERIHHGLSRVQGMLGHEGVLTAVVGGGRTLADRATLVAWGDRAPVPAARPWPGQLPQPAPATVFPTAHPVHVFAAGGDAVTVDERGALSAAPLEFGASGRLRRVAAWAGPWIVDERWWDAQTRQRASRFQLVDDDGIAWLLAFTDPHWIAEARYD, from the coding sequence ATGAGCGAGTCCACCCGCACCATGGTTCTCTGGAGCCCCGACTGGCCGGTCACCGCGGCGACCCGCGACCTCGGCCTTGCCTCCGGCACCGCGGTCGCGCTCATCGACAAGGGCGTGGTCTTCGCCTGCTCCGAGGCCGCCCGCCGGGAGGGCGTCAAGCGCGGCATCCGCGTGCGCGAGGCCCAGGCCCGCTGCGGCGACCTCCTTGTACTGCCCCACCGTCCCGAGGTCGACAACCGTGAGTTCGAACCCGTGATTGCAGAAGTCGAGCGGATGGCGCCCGGCGTGCAGCTCCTCCGTCCCGGCTCGCTCGCCATCCGGTCGCGGGGGCCCGCGCGGTACTACGGCGGAGAGAAGCCGGCGGCGCTCGCGCTCATCGGCGTGCTCGCCGAGCTCGGCATCGGCGGCGCACGCGTGGGGGTCGCCGACGGCCCGTTCACCGCGGAGCAGGCGGCGCGCAGCGCCGAGACGGTGCGCATCGTCGCCCCGGGCACCTCGGCCGCGTTCCTCGCCCCGCTGCCCCTCGCCGTGTTCGACCAGCCCGAGCTCGCCGTGCTCCTGCAGCGGCTCGGCATCCGCACGCTGGGTGCCTTCGCGACCCTCGAGGGCACCGACGTGCGCGACCGGTTCGGTAGTGAGGGCGCCCGCGCCCACGCGCTGGCCCGCGGCCTCGACGCCCGGCTCGTGTCGCCGCGGGTCCCCCCGAAGCAGCTCGAGCAGAGCGTCGACTTCGAGCCGCCCCTCGACCGCATCGACCAGGTCACGTTCGGGGTGCTCGGCATCGCCGATGCCTTCATCACGGGGCTGATCGCGGCGAAGCTGGTCTGTACCGGCATCCGTATCGACATCGAGTCGGACGCGGGCGAACTGTCGGGCCGCAGCTGGCTGCACCCCCGGTCGTTCACCGCGAGCGAGGTCGTCGACCGCGTGCGCTGGCAGCTGCAGGGCGGCGCGGCCGAGAGCGGCCTCAGCTCGGGCATCATGCGCGTCACGATCACGCCCGAGAGCGTCGACTCGGTCGGCAACCACGAGGAGGGGCTGTGGGGCACCGGCCCCGACGAGCGCATCCACCACGGGCTCTCCCGCGTGCAGGGCATGCTCGGCCACGAGGGTGTGCTCACGGCCGTCGTCGGGGGCGGACGCACCCTCGCCGACCGCGCCACCCTCGTGGCCTGGGGCGACCGCGCCCCGGTGCCCGCCGCGCGCCCGTGGCCCGGCCAGCTGCCGCAACCGGCCCCGGCGACCGTGTTCCCCACCGCGCACCCCGTGCACGTGTTCGCGGCGGGCGGCGACGCCGTGACCGTCGACGAGCGCGGCGCGCTCTCCGCCGCCCCGCTCGAGTTCGGGGCGAGCGGCCGCCTGCGCCGGGTCGCCGCGTGGGCGGGCCCGTGGATCGTCGACGAACGCTGGTGGGACGCGCAGACCCGCCAGCGCGCGAGCCGCTTCCAGCTCGTCGACGACGACGGCATCGCCTGGCTGCTGGCGTTCACCGATCCGCACTGGATCGCCGAAGCCAGGTATGACTGA
- a CDS encoding error-prone DNA polymerase, with protein sequence MGWNNPPIPWSELERSLSGRTRPGDTPAGADGGDSPAWSIHRHAYRAPEQQRTDDAGLVPYAELHAHSNFSFLDGASSPESLVEEANRLGLHALALTDHDGLYGIVRMAEAAGAAAIAAKERDESATATVFGAELSLGLRTPQNGIADPEGSHLLVLARQKDGYHRLAGALTSAQLTGDEKGRPLYALDELAERSGGEWSILTGCRKGRVRQALTAAGVNRSDREADAAAEVDRLVALFGRDNVLVELFDQGTPLDSTYNDALAAIAAERRLGVVATGNVHFATPKQHHLATALAAVRARRSLDEMDGWLPASGSAHLRSGAEMAARFARYPGAVARTVEVADDLSFELRRAKPGLPKQQVPEGHTPMSWLRHLVWEGVEKRHLVLTDDNRARIERELAVIEQKDFPGYFLIVHDIVAFARGRGILCQGRGSAANSAVCYLLMITAVDPIYYKLPFERFLSSMRDEEPDIDVDFDSDRREEVIQYVYDKYGRLNAAQVANVIQYRPKFAVRDMAKALGHSPGQQDAWSKQVERHGALTESTEHDIPEAVVDLALEVMKFPRHMGIHSGGMVLTDRPVGEVVPIERGRMTGRTVVQWDKEDCAWMGLVKFDLLGLGMLSALQHGFDIVRESLGDEIGLDEIPKEEAGVYDMLCRADAIGVFQVESRAQMGLLPRLQPRRFYDLVVEIALVRPGPIQGGAVHPFVRRKLGTEPITYLHPKLEEPLERTLGIPVFQEQLMQVAMAVGGCTGEDADLLRRAMGSKRGIERIESLREKLYAGMAGNGITGVVADEIYGKIQAFASFGFAESHSLSFALLVYASAWMKLHYPAAFLASLLRAQPMGFYSPQSLVADARRHGVEVLRPDILRSGVAAGLEALEGASAGSANGRDECLHREQPVVPPVFDRSIPLDYDAHRRDTGFAVRLGLDEVKGIGTPLAERIVAERERGGAFETMADLVRRVGVTTAQLEFLAAAGAFDSLGLTQREALWSAGSAAQDRAEFLPHSTVTVQPPLFAMPTEAEQLSSDLWATGISPADHPIRHVRRRLDARGVLSAAALQTAESGRRVEVGGVVTHRQRPATASGITFVNLEDETGLVNVICSVGVWNRYRRVARDSPAMIVRGILERSPEGVTNLVADRIEALGVGQQTSSRDFR encoded by the coding sequence ATGGGCTGGAACAACCCGCCCATCCCCTGGTCGGAACTCGAGCGCTCTCTCTCCGGCCGCACGCGCCCCGGCGACACCCCGGCCGGGGCCGACGGCGGCGACAGCCCGGCGTGGTCGATCCACCGGCACGCCTACCGTGCCCCCGAGCAGCAGCGCACCGACGACGCAGGACTCGTGCCGTACGCCGAGCTGCACGCCCACTCCAACTTCAGTTTCCTCGACGGCGCCTCGAGCCCCGAGAGCCTCGTCGAAGAGGCGAACCGCCTGGGGCTGCACGCCCTCGCACTCACCGACCACGACGGCCTCTACGGCATCGTGCGCATGGCGGAGGCTGCCGGAGCCGCCGCGATCGCCGCCAAGGAGCGCGACGAGTCCGCCACCGCCACGGTCTTCGGCGCCGAACTCTCGCTCGGCCTGCGCACCCCGCAGAACGGCATCGCCGATCCCGAGGGCAGCCACCTGCTCGTGCTCGCCCGCCAGAAAGACGGCTACCACCGCCTCGCCGGCGCCCTCACCAGCGCCCAGCTCACCGGCGACGAGAAGGGCCGCCCGCTCTACGCGCTCGACGAACTCGCCGAGCGCTCCGGTGGCGAGTGGAGCATCCTCACCGGCTGCCGCAAGGGCCGCGTGCGGCAAGCACTCACCGCCGCCGGCGTCAACAGGAGCGACAGAGAGGCGGATGCCGCGGCCGAGGTCGACCGTCTCGTGGCACTCTTCGGCCGCGACAACGTGCTCGTCGAGCTGTTCGACCAGGGCACACCCCTCGACAGCACCTACAACGACGCCCTCGCCGCGATCGCCGCCGAGCGGCGCCTCGGGGTCGTCGCCACCGGCAACGTGCACTTCGCCACCCCGAAGCAGCACCACCTCGCCACCGCCCTCGCCGCGGTACGCGCCCGGCGCAGCCTCGACGAGATGGACGGCTGGCTGCCGGCCTCGGGCTCCGCGCACCTGCGTTCGGGCGCCGAGATGGCCGCGCGCTTCGCCCGCTACCCCGGCGCGGTCGCGCGCACCGTCGAGGTAGCCGACGACCTGAGTTTCGAGCTGCGGCGCGCCAAGCCCGGGCTGCCGAAGCAGCAGGTGCCGGAAGGCCACACGCCGATGAGCTGGCTGCGCCACCTCGTCTGGGAGGGGGTCGAAAAGCGCCACCTCGTGCTCACCGACGACAACCGCGCGCGCATCGAGCGCGAACTCGCCGTGATCGAACAGAAGGATTTTCCCGGCTACTTCCTGATCGTGCACGACATCGTCGCGTTCGCCCGCGGTCGCGGCATCCTCTGCCAGGGTCGTGGCTCGGCGGCCAACTCGGCGGTCTGCTATCTGCTGATGATCACGGCTGTCGACCCGATCTACTACAAGCTGCCGTTCGAACGCTTCCTCTCGAGCATGCGTGACGAGGAACCCGACATCGACGTCGACTTCGACTCCGACCGGCGCGAGGAGGTCATCCAGTACGTCTACGACAAGTACGGCCGGTTGAACGCCGCGCAGGTGGCGAACGTCATCCAGTACCGCCCCAAGTTCGCGGTGCGCGACATGGCGAAGGCGCTCGGCCACAGCCCGGGGCAGCAGGACGCCTGGTCGAAACAGGTGGAGCGCCACGGCGCCCTCACCGAGAGCACCGAGCACGACATCCCCGAGGCGGTCGTCGACCTCGCCCTCGAGGTGATGAAGTTCCCCCGGCACATGGGCATCCACTCGGGCGGCATGGTGCTCACGGACCGCCCGGTGGGCGAGGTGGTTCCGATCGAGAGAGGGCGGATGACGGGCCGGACCGTCGTGCAGTGGGACAAGGAGGACTGCGCCTGGATGGGCCTCGTCAAGTTCGACCTGCTCGGCCTCGGCATGCTGTCGGCGCTGCAGCACGGGTTCGATATCGTGCGCGAGTCGCTCGGCGACGAGATCGGGCTCGACGAGATCCCCAAGGAGGAGGCGGGCGTCTACGACATGCTCTGCCGGGCCGACGCGATCGGCGTGTTCCAGGTGGAGTCGCGCGCGCAGATGGGGCTGCTGCCCCGTCTGCAGCCGCGCCGTTTCTACGACCTCGTGGTCGAGATCGCGCTCGTGCGCCCCGGCCCGATCCAGGGCGGCGCCGTGCACCCGTTCGTGCGGCGCAAGCTCGGCACCGAGCCGATCACCTACCTGCACCCCAAGCTGGAGGAACCGCTCGAGCGCACGCTCGGCATCCCCGTCTTCCAGGAACAGCTGATGCAGGTCGCGATGGCGGTCGGCGGCTGCACGGGCGAAGACGCCGATCTGCTGCGGCGGGCGATGGGGTCGAAGCGCGGCATCGAGCGCATCGAGTCGCTCAGGGAGAAGCTCTACGCGGGTATGGCAGGCAACGGCATCACCGGTGTGGTCGCCGACGAGATCTACGGCAAGATCCAGGCGTTCGCGAGCTTCGGTTTCGCCGAGAGCCACTCGCTCAGCTTCGCGCTGCTCGTCTACGCGAGCGCGTGGATGAAGCTGCACTACCCCGCCGCGTTCCTCGCCTCGCTGCTGCGTGCCCAGCCGATGGGCTTCTACTCGCCGCAGAGCCTGGTCGCCGACGCGCGCAGGCACGGCGTGGAGGTGCTGCGTCCCGACATCCTTCGCTCGGGGGTCGCGGCGGGGCTGGAGGCGCTGGAGGGCGCTTCGGCGGGCTCGGCGAACGGCCGCGACGAGTGCCTGCACCGCGAGCAGCCCGTCGTGCCGCCCGTCTTCGACCGGAGCATCCCGCTCGACTACGACGCGCACCGCCGCGACACCGGGTTCGCGGTGCGCCTTGGGCTCGACGAGGTGAAGGGTATCGGCACGCCCCTCGCCGAACGCATCGTCGCCGAGCGGGAACGCGGCGGGGCCTTCGAGACGATGGCCGACCTCGTGCGCCGGGTGGGTGTCACGACGGCGCAGCTCGAGTTCCTCGCCGCGGCCGGCGCCTTCGACTCGCTCGGGTTGACCCAGCGGGAGGCGCTGTGGAGCGCGGGCAGCGCCGCCCAGGACCGCGCCGAGTTCCTCCCGCACTCCACGGTGACGGTGCAGCCGCCGCTGTTCGCGATGCCGACCGAGGCCGAGCAGCTCAGTTCCGACCTCTGGGCCACGGGCATCTCCCCCGCCGACCACCCGATCCGGCACGTGCGCCGCCGGCTCGATGCGCGCGGGGTGCTCTCGGCGGCGGCACTGCAGACGGCGGAGAGCGGGCGGCGCGTCGAGGTGGGCGGCGTCGTGACGCACCGGCAGCGGCCGGCGACCGCGAGCGGCATCACCTTCGTCAACCTCGAGGACGAGACGGGGCTGGTCAACGTGATCTGTTCGGTCGGCGTGTGGAACCGCTACCGGCGTGTCGCGCGGGACTCCCCCGCGATGATCGTGCGCGGCATCCTGGAGCGGTCGCCCGAGGGGGTCACGAACCTTGTGGCAGACCGGATCGAGGCACTCGGCGTCGGCCAGCAGACCAGTTCCCGCGACTTCCGCTAA
- a CDS encoding cold-shock protein, translated as MAIGTVKWFNAEKGFGFIAPEDGSPDVFAHYSAIASGGYKSLDENQKVEFDITQGPKGPQAENIRSL; from the coding sequence ATGGCAATTGGCACCGTAAAGTGGTTTAACGCAGAAAAAGGCTTCGGCTTCATTGCTCCCGAGGATGGTAGCCCGGACGTTTTCGCCCACTACTCAGCAATCGCGAGCGGCGGCTACAAGTCCCTCGATGAGAACCAGAAGGTTGAGTTCGACATCACCCAGGGACCCAAGGGCCCCCAGGCGGAGAACATCCGCTCCCTCTAA
- a CDS encoding DEAD/DEAH box helicase translates to MNTPSDNPVLAASEIANPSEPRNADGTAVPLPGTGFHPHVGTFAAEHLSPSYPERAARGTASALRAWQAEALDLYFEKEPRDFLAAATPGAGKTTFALRLATELIARREVDRITVVAPTEHLKRQWAEAAHRVGIRLDPAYANGQAFGGRRYHGIAVTYAQIAVRPLLHRTITESARTLVILDEVHHGGDALSWGDAIRDAFGPATRRLSLTGTPFRSDTAPIPFVSYAPDNKGIRTSITDYNYGYGRALADGVVRPVIFMAYAGKMRWRTKMGDEMEARLGEGDTKDITSQAWRTALDPGGDWIPAVLKAANRRLSEVRQAIPDAGGLVIATDQTTARAYAALLHKLTGESPTIVLSDEKESSERIDVFSKGTDRWMVAVRMVSEGVDVPRLAVGVYATSASTPLYFAQAVGRFVRTRRRGETASIFLPSVPNLMALASSLELERDHALDRETQDDGLLDDGLLDSENREEKTSDDLLQDEFTWEALESEANFDKVLYEGGEFGFAAEPESDEELDFIGIPGLLEPEQVRELLKQRQARQSKRSSERQKALPEEERDPPALYRTLKEQRTLLNSLVGIRSKMTGEPHGIIHAELRRMLGGPAVAQASVSQLQARIDHLRKRVRGQ, encoded by the coding sequence GTGAACACTCCCTCTGACAACCCGGTCCTGGCCGCGTCGGAGATCGCGAATCCGAGCGAACCGCGCAACGCCGACGGCACCGCCGTCCCGCTCCCCGGTACCGGATTCCACCCGCACGTCGGAACCTTCGCCGCAGAACACCTCTCGCCCTCCTACCCGGAACGCGCCGCCCGCGGTACCGCCAGCGCTCTCCGTGCCTGGCAGGCCGAGGCGCTCGACCTCTACTTCGAGAAAGAGCCGCGCGACTTCCTCGCCGCCGCGACACCGGGCGCCGGCAAAACGACCTTCGCGCTGCGCCTCGCCACCGAGCTCATCGCGCGCCGCGAGGTCGACCGCATCACCGTCGTCGCCCCCACCGAGCACCTCAAACGCCAGTGGGCCGAGGCGGCGCACCGCGTCGGTATCCGTCTCGACCCGGCCTACGCCAACGGGCAGGCCTTCGGCGGGCGCCGCTACCACGGCATCGCGGTCACCTACGCGCAGATCGCCGTGCGCCCGCTGCTGCACCGCACCATCACCGAGTCGGCGCGCACCCTCGTCATCCTCGACGAGGTTCACCACGGCGGCGACGCGCTCAGCTGGGGCGACGCCATCCGCGACGCGTTCGGCCCGGCCACCCGCCGCCTCTCGCTCACCGGCACCCCGTTCCGCAGCGACACCGCGCCGATCCCGTTCGTCAGCTACGCGCCCGACAACAAGGGCATCCGTACCTCGATCACCGACTACAACTACGGCTACGGCCGAGCCCTCGCCGACGGCGTCGTGCGACCGGTCATCTTTATGGCCTACGCGGGCAAGATGCGGTGGCGCACCAAAATGGGCGACGAGATGGAGGCCCGCCTCGGGGAGGGCGACACCAAGGACATCACGTCGCAGGCCTGGCGCACGGCCCTCGACCCGGGCGGCGACTGGATCCCCGCCGTGCTCAAGGCGGCGAACCGTCGGCTGAGCGAGGTACGTCAAGCGATTCCGGATGCCGGCGGCCTGGTCATCGCCACGGACCAGACGACCGCGCGCGCCTACGCCGCGCTGCTGCACAAGCTCACCGGCGAGTCGCCCACGATCGTGCTGTCGGACGAGAAGGAGTCGAGCGAACGCATCGACGTGTTCTCGAAGGGCACCGACCGCTGGATGGTCGCCGTGCGCATGGTGTCGGAGGGTGTCGACGTGCCACGTCTCGCGGTGGGTGTCTACGCGACATCCGCCTCGACGCCCCTGTATTTCGCCCAGGCCGTCGGCCGCTTCGTGCGCACCCGTCGCCGCGGCGAGACCGCGTCGATCTTCCTGCCGAGCGTGCCGAACCTGATGGCGCTCGCGTCGTCGCTCGAGCTCGAACGCGACCACGCGCTCGACCGCGAGACACAGGACGACGGACTGCTCGACGACGGGCTGCTCGACTCGGAGAACCGCGAGGAGAAGACGTCCGACGACCTGCTGCAGGACGAGTTCACCTGGGAGGCGCTCGAATCGGAGGCCAACTTCGACAAGGTGCTCTACGAGGGTGGCGAGTTCGGTTTCGCCGCCGAGCCCGAGAGCGACGAGGAGCTGGACTTCATCGGCATTCCCGGTCTGCTCGAGCCCGAGCAGGTGCGCGAGCTGCTCAAGCAGCGGCAGGCCCGGCAGTCGAAGCGGTCGAGCGAGCGCCAGAAGGCCCTGCCCGAGGAGGAGCGCGACCCGCCGGCGCTGTACCGCACGCTCAAGGAGCAGCGCACGCTGCTGAACAGCCTCGTCGGCATCCGCTCGAAGATGACGGGGGAGCCGCACGGCATCATCCACGCCGAACTGCGGCGCATGCTCGGCGGACCGGCCGTCGCCCAGGCGAGCGTGTCGCAGTTGCAGGCGCGCATCGACCACCTGCGTAAGCGCGTGCGCGGCCAATAG
- the dinB gene encoding DNA polymerase IV: MSKQDGSGRQTSAVDVDDSTATVLHVDMDAFFASVELLDRPDLRGKPVIVAHDGPRSVVTAATYEARKFGVNSAMPLAIAKRRCPQAIVLEPHFDRYSHYSAMVMAICDELTPSVERLGIDEAFLDVAGSRKHIGSPITVATLLRRRVLEETGLICSVGAAATKFVAKLASSRSKPNGLLVIPRDETIAFLHPLPIGALWGVGGKTEESLTRHGLRTIGDLAQSPVDVLKRMVGEAAGSKLHDLSWGIDPREVQPRAVEKSIGHEVTFETDVTDPAIVRRELLRLSGMVAVRLRSGGAEGRTVVLKLRFGDFTTITRSRTLSEPTDLGRRIYDEVSEIYSAVGKEHARVRLVGVRIEQLSEAGGGQVSLWDDDDGWREAEDVMDAVSARFGRGSVTQASLLGNNRGRESEARGFARDG; encoded by the coding sequence ATGAGCAAACAGGACGGGAGCGGCCGCCAGACCAGCGCCGTCGACGTCGATGACTCCACGGCGACCGTCCTCCACGTCGACATGGACGCGTTCTTCGCCTCCGTCGAGCTGCTCGACCGCCCCGACCTGCGCGGCAAGCCCGTGATCGTCGCGCACGACGGCCCACGCTCCGTCGTCACCGCGGCCACCTACGAGGCCCGCAAGTTCGGCGTGAACTCGGCGATGCCCCTCGCGATCGCCAAGCGCCGTTGTCCCCAAGCGATCGTGCTCGAGCCGCACTTCGACCGGTACTCGCACTACTCGGCCATGGTCATGGCGATCTGCGACGAGCTGACACCGTCGGTCGAGCGACTCGGCATCGACGAGGCATTTCTGGATGTCGCGGGCTCGCGTAAGCACATCGGCAGCCCCATCACGGTCGCAACGCTCCTCCGTCGCCGCGTGCTGGAGGAAACCGGACTCATCTGCAGCGTCGGAGCCGCCGCGACAAAATTCGTGGCGAAGCTCGCATCCAGCCGCTCCAAGCCGAACGGACTGCTCGTCATCCCGCGCGACGAGACGATCGCCTTCCTGCACCCGCTGCCGATCGGCGCACTCTGGGGCGTCGGCGGAAAGACCGAGGAGTCGCTCACCCGTCACGGCCTGCGCACGATCGGCGACCTGGCCCAGTCGCCCGTCGACGTGCTGAAGCGCATGGTGGGCGAGGCGGCCGGCTCCAAGCTGCACGACCTGTCGTGGGGCATCGACCCGCGCGAGGTGCAGCCCCGCGCGGTCGAGAAGAGCATCGGACACGAGGTCACCTTCGAGACCGACGTCACCGACCCCGCCATCGTGCGACGCGAACTGCTCCGCCTCTCCGGCATGGTCGCGGTGCGCCTGCGCAGCGGCGGCGCCGAGGGACGCACCGTGGTTCTCAAGCTGCGGTTCGGCGACTTCACCACGATCACCCGCTCGCGCACCCTGAGCGAGCCCACCGACCTCGGCCGGCGCATCTACGACGAGGTCAGCGAGATCTACTCCGCCGTCGGAAAGGAACACGCCCGGGTGCGGCTCGTCGGCGTCCGGATCGAACAACTTTCCGAGGCCGGCGGCGGGCAGGTCAGCCTGTGGGACGACGACGACGGATGGCGCGAAGCCGAAGACGTCATGGACGCCGTGAGTGCCCGTTTTGGGCGGGGGAGCGTGACGCAGGCATCACTGCTGGGCAACAACCGAGGCCGCGAGAGCGAAGCCCGCGGCTTCGCCCGCGACGGCTGA
- a CDS encoding GlsB/YeaQ/YmgE family stress response membrane protein — protein MGIIGWIVLGLIAGAIAKAILPGTQGGGWLITLVLGVVGALVGGFIGSALFGIGLEEFWSIQTWLVAIAGSIVVLLIYGLLTRGSRRA, from the coding sequence ATGGGAATCATTGGCTGGATTGTGTTGGGCCTGATCGCTGGAGCTATTGCAAAGGCCATTCTGCCGGGCACGCAGGGCGGAGGCTGGCTCATCACGCTCGTCCTCGGCGTGGTTGGTGCTCTCGTCGGCGGCTTCATCGGGAGCGCGCTCTTCGGCATCGGACTGGAAGAGTTCTGGTCGATCCAGACCTGGCTCGTCGCCATCGCCGGTTCGATCGTCGTACTGCTGATCTACGGTCTCCTTACACGTGGAAGCCGTCGCGCCTAA